tgaagggatggctcagatAGTAAGAGTGGGTGCTGTTCTTGCACAGTAGCTGAGTTACCAGTGCCCATGCTACCTGGCCCACTAGTACCTCTAACTCCTGCGCCTGGTGACCTCGAACACCCTCTTCAGGTACCTAAGGTACCTGCAGGCACTGCGACACCCCTGTCAGAAACAAGCATAGATATAACTAAAAGAAGCAAAACGTCTCTCAAGCAGTATCTATATACAGACACAACGCTGTAAAACACAGATATAGTGTCATGTGCCCTttaccctagcactcaggaggctgaggcagaagaattaagCAGAGTTCAAAGTCTGCGTGAGGTTCCCTACTCTCAACACTCTCTTCCGTAGCGTCTGGCTCTTGGACTCTTAGCTAGCTTCCTCACCTGTCAATCATGCCCACCTGCACCCCGGAACTCAGGGGTGTCGCTGGAAATCCGACGCATGCGCAGCAGTGGTGCCGGTCCTAGAGGTCCACCCTGGAGGTTGGAGCGTCCCGAGACAACCATGTCCCTTGCGGATTCCCTCCCCTTGCTCTCGCCCTTGCTGCGTGTCCCTTGGGTCCCAACACATCGTCCCGGCCCCGGCCCATTCGTACCGTCCTATGCCCGTGAGTCCCCGCCCGGCGCCAGCGAGGCCCCCGCGAGAGCCTCCAGCGCAAATCCCGAGGAGGCATCTACGCATGCGCCGAGGGCGCAGCAACACGCCCCCGCAAAGCCCGGAAGCCAGCGCTCATTGGACCACTTTAGCCAGAAACTGAATGCCACCACTCATTGGCTAGCAGCCGACCTATCGGCGGAAGCGGACGTTGATTTGCAACGTCATCACCCTAGGCTAGGCAACTCCAGTGCTCATTGGACAAGGATTGCCGGCTGGACAGGGATTTACAGGAGCGCCCAATCCCGCCCCCGGGAGCACACTAGTGGGCGGGCGTCTCCTTGCTCTGATAGGATTGGCTGGCGCAAACAGCGAGGCCGAAGAGCCTGGACCGCATAAGCCGGAAACCAGACCCCTGGATGTGTGGGGTAATTCTGTGTCCTGGAAGATCTGTCGCCAGGACACAGGGTAGCAGAGGGGACAGGGAGCATAGCTGCGGGCCACCCTCAGTAAGGAAACTAGGAGCCTTGTGGGAGGAGCCAGGCACCCTTAAAATCAGAGGTGCCCAGGAAAGTGAACGCAAACCAGGATGAAGAGGAGCCCGTGCGGACCAACCACAGTAGTTTATTACTCCAATGATTCGCACAGCGGGGTTGCAAGTCTAAGGCTGGCTGCCTGCCTTCCTGGAGGGACCTACCCCACCTCCCCCTCTGGGGGAACTCCACTCGGCCATGGACCCCATAAACCTCTGAATGCATTCATTTAGACTTTGACATCTGCGAGTTTCCCTTTGAAAATGTTAAGAGCCGTGTCCCGCCCACCCCACGGCCTGCCAGTCCAGCCTGCAGAGAGCGGTTTCCGCTGCCTTCTAATTCCGAAATAAATAGAATTGGTGGCAAGTGTGCTGAGTGATGTCAGGGTGGCCCCAGCAGCCTCCAGAGGGGCACCGTGGGGACAGTCTCAAGGTGTCTTCTGATGGGCGGGCGGCACTGTGCAGCGTGTGGCTGTACCAGGCTGCCTACAGTTTGTCCAGGAAGTTGTCCAGCGCTGGGATGCCTTCCTTCAGGCCTTTGCGCTTGCGGGTCTCGGCTACCACTTGGCTGGGACGGCTGCTGTTGTCAAAGGGGTCCCCAGGCAGGATCTGCCAGTGGTCAAACACGCACTGGGGGAAGGCCTGGCCACCAGTGTTGGATCGAAGGTCGGCGGTGAAGCCTACACAGAAGACAGGAGGCTCATCAAGTGGCCCAGCCCTCGGGGTGTCTTCCCTGTCTTAGCTTAGCTGTCTTGTCTCTCCTCACAGGGAAGCTGGCTTTCCTGGCACCCTCAAGCAGGCTGCCCTTGAAATGACagaactctgctcctctgctgCACACCCACCCAGCTACATAGGCCTGCCATGCAAACCCCGGGAGCAGACACTCACCAAAGGACTCATTGACAGGCAGGTATGCCTTGACCACGAACATGGGGGTACCGGCCACCTGGGACTCCTCAAATACATGGCCACGCTTCCTGTTCAGGACACCGTAGATGCCACCCACCACTTGCTCAGGacactgagaagagagaacagtggTTTGCagtgggcagagggaggaggatagaTAGGCCCCACACAATACACCCAAGTTACCTGGATCTCGACCAGATAGATGGGCTCCATGAGGCGGGGCTGTGCGGTCAGCACACTGGCATAGAGGCAGCGGCGTGCTGTGGGGATGATCTGGCCACCTCCCCGGTGGATGGCATCGGCGTGCAGGGTCACATCATGGACATCAAATCGCACACCACGCATGTTCTCCTCACACAGAGCACCCTGTCAAGAGCTAGAAGTCAGACGGCAACAGGCCCTCAGAAGTAGGAAAGAAAGCCCAGGCACAATCACTCACCTCCTTCGTAGCCCACTGGAAGCCGGCCACCACACTGTCCTTGATCTCATTCAGGTACTGCACACCCTTGGTGATGTCGGTGAGAATGTTGGGGCCAGTGCCATCAGGGCCAAAGCACCAGATCTTGCGGGCTTCAGCGACATCCCACTCGTATTTCTCAGCCAGGTAGCGGGCACGGGCTTTGAGCTCCTGGCGGGCAGACACCTCACCCTTATCGATGTCTTCTGCCAGGCCATCAGGGAAGGGCCTGGCCTTCATGTACAGGCGGTTGTGCTTGTTTGGGGACTTGGACAGACACAGCACGTTGGACTCCTCACTGACTGTCTCCCGGTATGACACGACAGGGTCTGATTTCTTGATGGGGATGCAGGCATGGTCCTCCTCCAGGTCCTTAAGGCAGATCTCCAGGTGCAGCTCGCCTGCACCAGCAATGATGTGCTCTCCAGACTCCTCGATGATGCACTGTGGGAACAGTGGTCAGCACCCTTGCCACCCTCCCCAGGCGGCCCCAGCCTCAGGCCCAGCACTCCCTGCTTTCCCCAGGTATCTCCCCTCTAACCACAGCAAGCCAATGAGCAAGTGGCACACCTGCACCATAGGGTCAGACTTCGCCAGGCGCTTCAGCCCCTCCACCAGCTTGGGCAGGTCAGCTGGGTTCTTGGCCTCCACTGCCACCCTAACAACAGGGCTGACACTGAACTTCATCACCCGCATATTGTGAGCGTGCTCAAAGGTGGTGATGGTCCCAGTCTTGACGAGGAACTGGTCCACGCCCACCAGTCCCACGATGTTCCCACAGGGCACGTCCTCAATGGGTTCCACGTAGCGGCCCATCATCAGAATGGTCCTCTGGATAGGCTTCAGGTACAGGTCCTCTTTCTTCCCGGGAGTGTAGTTGGGGCCCATGATGCGGACTTTCAGGCCCGTGGACACCACCCCAGAGAACACTCGACCAAAGGCATAGAACCGGCCTTTGTCAGAGGTTGGCACCATCTTGGAAATGTACATCATAAGGGGGCCTTTGGGGTCACAGCTCTTAATACCTATGGAGAGTTGGGAATTCAAGTCACCTGGTTGCTACGCCAGGAAGACCCACGAGCAGAGCGCCGACGCCTCTATGGTACATACCCATGGCAGCCTCGTCATCGGGTGGCCCCTCGTAGAGCAGCTCACAGCGGTACTTCTGTGCAGTCACAGGGGATGGCAAGTGGATGGTGATCATTTGCAGCAGGGCATCCCCCGCAGGCAACCAGCGCCGCATGACAGCCTTGAGCAGCGGCTTGCcctccttgtccttgtcctcactgtccagctTGATGTCCAGCTTCTCGATCAGCTTGGCCGTCTCCTCCTTCCTGAAGTTCATGATGGCGTCGAACACCTGTGCCCAGCAGAGAGGCGGATGAGCACGGTGACAGGGGATGCTTTTCCACACTGGGATTCACGGGGGACCCACAGCATACCCACCTTAAAGATGGGGTCCAGGATAAGCTGGCAGAAGGTGCGGGGAAGTTTCTTCCCATCCGGGCTATTGGCTGACTTGCTGAACTTGCCATTGGCTGGGTCAAAGTACCTTGTAGAGAGTGGTCAGATGGCACCCGCAGCAGACACTGGACGGGTGGTGGGCAGGCAGGGGCAGCCCCACACTGTACTTACCGGTCTCCCCACAGCTTCTTCATCATGTCC
Above is a window of Arvicanthis niloticus isolate mArvNil1 chromosome 22, mArvNil1.pat.X, whole genome shotgun sequence DNA encoding:
- the Eef2 gene encoding elongation factor 2, translated to MVNFTVDQIRAIMDKKANIRNMSVIAHVDHGKSTLTDSLVCKAGIIASARAGETRFTDTRKDEQERCITIKSTAISLFYELSENDLNFIKQSKDGSGFLINLIDSPGHVDFSSEVTAALRVTDGALVVVDCVSGVCVQTETVLRQAIAERIKPVLMMNKMDRALLELQLEPEELYQTFQRIVENVNVIISTYGEGESGPMGNIMIDPVLGTVGFGSGLHGWAFTLKQFAEMYVAKFAAKGEGQLGAAERAKKVEDMMKKLWGDRYFDPANGKFSKSANSPDGKKLPRTFCQLILDPIFKVFDAIMNFRKEETAKLIEKLDIKLDSEDKDKEGKPLLKAVMRRWLPAGDALLQMITIHLPSPVTAQKYRCELLYEGPPDDEAAMGIKSCDPKGPLMMYISKMVPTSDKGRFYAFGRVFSGVVSTGLKVRIMGPNYTPGKKEDLYLKPIQRTILMMGRYVEPIEDVPCGNIVGLVGVDQFLVKTGTITTFEHAHNMRVMKFSVSPVVRVAVEAKNPADLPKLVEGLKRLAKSDPMVQCIIEESGEHIIAGAGELHLEICLKDLEEDHACIPIKKSDPVVSYRETVSEESNVLCLSKSPNKHNRLYMKARPFPDGLAEDIDKGEVSARQELKARARYLAEKYEWDVAEARKIWCFGPDGTGPNILTDITKGVQYLNEIKDSVVAGFQWATKEGALCEENMRGVRFDVHDVTLHADAIHRGGGQIIPTARRCLYASVLTAQPRLMEPIYLVEIQCPEQVVGGIYGVLNRKRGHVFEESQVAGTPMFVVKAYLPVNESFGFTADLRSNTGGQAFPQCVFDHWQILPGDPFDNSSRPSQVVAETRKRKGLKEGIPALDNFLDKL